One Paramisgurnus dabryanus chromosome 9, PD_genome_1.1, whole genome shotgun sequence DNA segment encodes these proteins:
- the cimap1b gene encoding ciliary microtubule associated protein 1B, protein MQTSPEEKGLSNSVSLYLAYEVMSPAEVWVGSWRPHRPRGPIAAMYNSPGPTYALPGATGMNNHDPRMLKGPAFSFGARHHDFQSSCSPGPGYLVPSNITRMGRDGTPAYSVYGRRKDIQPFQTPGPGSYSLENATKKIFHSPPAFSLSARTKLFRSDQTPGPAAYMLPPVLGAKVVNKSAAPNISLSGRSTVGSFHEDLRKTPGPGTYQVVDASIYKHKAPQFSMTGRNLMPGDNTKKPGPGAHHPENVTFAATKAPSFSFGIRHSEYIAPIIVDGTD, encoded by the exons AGGTCATGTCACCTGCTGAAGTATGGGTGGGATCTTGGAGGCCCCACAGGCCAAGGGGACCCATTGCTGCTATGTATAACAGTCCAGGGCCAACCTATGCTCTCCCAGGAGCAacag GAATGAATAACCATGATCCACGGATGCTGAAAGGCCCAGCGTTTAGCTTCGGCGCCCGCCATCATGACTTCCAGTCCAGCTGTTCCCCGGGGCCCGGATATCTCGTTCCTTCCAACATCACCAGGATGGGTCGAGACGGAACCCCTGCTTACTCGGTGTACGGCCGGCGCAAGGACATCCAGCCCTTTCAAACCCCTGGACCAG GCAGTTACTCTCTTGAAAACGCAACAAAGAAAATCTTTCACTCTCCTCCTGCTTTTTCACTGTCTGCAAGGACTAAATTGTTTCGCAGTGACCAGACACCAG GACCGGCCGCTTACATGCTTCCCCCAGTGTTAGGGGCAAAAGTTGTGAATAAATCAGCCGCCCCAAACATTTCCCTCAGCGGCCGTAGCACTGTCGGCAGTTTCCACGAGGACCTACGAAAG ACTCCAGGTCCTGGGACGTACCAAGTTGTGGACGCCTCTATATACAAACACAAGGCCCCTCAGTTCAGTATGACGGGACGTAACCTCATGCCTGGAGACAACACCAAAAAACCAGGACCTGGAGCCCACCATCCAGAAAAT GTCACTTTCGCAGCAACCAAAGCTCCCAGTTTCTCCTTTGGAATTCGTCATTCCGAGTACATCGCTCCTATAATTGTAGATGGTACTGACTAA
- the trim35-30 gene encoding tripartite motif containing 35-30, with amino-acid sequence MAYKQSLTEEDFYCPICCDIFKDPVLLACSHSICKGCIQTFWNGRRLRECPICRTVSSNPEPPLNIVLRNMCEPMREETNEEPPVEAVGSCRVHGEALTFFCTEDQEPVCGTCTSTKPHKNHRIRSTKDASQDFRQELQVKLQALKERLRVIKASEESFNETNDYIKMQSQQAEIQIKEAFEKLHQFLQNEEAARITALREEEEEKRAIINKKIEEIRSGMSSLSRIIEFIEEQLKKTDLLFLENYKATVERTQCRLQNQVIPSGGLIDVAKHVGNITFEVSKNLQDIIRYTPVTLDPNTAHSYLVVSDNLSSILYADELQQQLPANPERFVGYASVLGSEGFDSGSHYWDIEVGNSTAWAVGVIAESAYKNRKNHPKAGLWYVGYSNGKYGKGYSPEILTLLRVSQRIQKIRVQLEWNKGKLIFTDLGRNVVLHVFKNILTERVFPYFYNHSLHPLRIMSVETSVAAHI; translated from the exons ATGGCCTACAAACAGTCACTTACAGAAGAGGATTTCTACTGTCCTATCTGCTGTGATATCTTCAAGGATCCAGTTCTCCTAGCCTGCTCTCACAGCATCTGCAAGGGATGCATACAAACCTTCTGGAACGGGAGAAGACTGCGAGAGTGTCCCATCTGCAGAACGGTCTCCTCCAACCCTGAGCCACCACTAAACATTGTGCTGAGAAACATGTGTGAGCCGATGAGAGAAGAAACGAATGAAGAACCTCCAGTGGAGGCTGTGGGCTCCTGTAGAGTTCATGGAGAAGCTCTTACCTTCTTCTGCACTGAAGATCAAGAACCAGTCTGTGGAACATGCACAAGTACCAAGCCGCATAAGAACCATCGTATCCGCTCAACGAAAGATGCATCTCAAGACTTTAGG CAGGAGCTCCAGGTGAAGCTACAGGCCTTAAAAGAGAGACTAAGAGTCATTAAAGCATCAGAAGAGTCCTTTAATGAAACGAACGATTACATTAAA ATGCAAAGCCAACAGGCTGAGATTCAAATTAAAGAAGCGTTTGAAAAGCTTCACCAGTTTCTACAAAATGAAGAGGCAGCCAGGATCACAGCACTgagagaggaagaggaggagaagAGAGCGATCATTAACAAGAAGATTGAGGAGATAAGATCAGGAATGTCATCTCTCTCACGCATTATTGAGTTCATTGAAGAACAGCTTAAAAAGACAGACTTGTTATTTCTTGAG aATTACAAGGCTACAGTTGAAAG gaCGCAGTGTAGACTGCAAAATCAAGTAATCCCTTCAGGAGGGCTAATAGATGTCGCAAAGCATGTGGGAAACATAACATTTGAAGTGTCAAAGAATCTACAAGACATCATCCGATATA CTCCAGTAACACTTGATCCCAACACCGCCCATAGTTATCTGGTTGTGTCAGATAATCTATCAAGTATACTCTACGCTGATGAGCTCCAACAGCAGCTTCCAGCAAACCCAGAGAGGTTTGTAGGCTACGCGAGTGTTCTTGGTTCTGAAGGCTTCGACTCAGGATCTCACTACTGGGACATTGAGGTAGGAAACAGCACAGCTTGGGCTGTGGGGGTGATCGCCGAGTCTGCGTACAAGAACCGAAAAAATCATCCCAAGGCGGGCTTGTGGTATGTGGGTTACTCTAATGGTAAATACGGGAAGGGCTATTCTCCTGAAATCCTGACACTTCTACGGGTAAGCCAGAGAATCCAGAAGATCAGAGTACAGCTGGAGTGGAACAAAGGAAAACTGATATTCACAGACTTGGGTCGTAATGTCGTCCTGCATGTCTTTAAAAACATTCTTACTGAGAGAGTTTTTCCTTACTTTTATAATCATTCACTACATCCACTGAGAATCATGTCGGTGGAGACATCTGTGGCAGCACACATTTAG
- the rabl2 gene encoding RAB, member of RAS oncogene family-like 2, producing the protein MMEAGGFSDLDQEKYDADEQVKIICLGDSAVGKSKLMERFLMDGYRPQQLSTYALTLYKYTTTINGKTILVDFWDTAGQERFRSMHPSYYHKAHACIMVFDVQRKITYKNLPNWYKELREYRSEIPCLVVANKIDADMKVTQKSFNFAKKQGLPFYFVSAADGTNVVKVFKDAIQMALSYKKNSNDFMDEVMRELENFDLEAKEESSDKEEETPERQTESA; encoded by the exons ATGATGGAGGCAGGAGGTTTTTCTGATTTAGATCAGGAAAAATATGACGCCGACGAGCAGGTCAAAATCATCTGCCTCGGAGACAGCGCTGTGGGCAAATCCAA ACTTATGGAGAGATTCCTTATGGATGGATA TCGGCCTCAGCAGCTGTCCACCTATGCTTTGACTCTGTACAAATACACCACCACTATCAATGGAAAAACTATACTCGTGG ATTTCTGGGATACGGCAGGACAGGAACGTTTTCGAAGCATGCACCCCTCGTACTACCATAAGGCTCATGCTTGTATTATG GTGTTTGATGTCCAgagaaaaataacatataagaACCTCCCAAATTGGTACAAAGAACTACGAGAGTACCGGTCAGAGATCCCTTGTTTGGTGGTGGCTAACAAAATAGATG CCGACATGAAAGTGACTCAAAAGAGTTTCAACTTTGCCAAGAAACAAGGTCTGCCCTTCTACTTTGTGTCTGCTGCTGATGGGACCAATGTGGTTAAG GTTTTTAAAGATGCCATTCAGATGGCTTTGTCATATAAGAAGAACTCCAACGATTTCATGGATGAAGTCATGAGGGAGCTGGAG AACTTCGATTTAGAGGCCAAAGAGGAGTCGTCTGATAAAGAAGAGGAGACGCCAGAAAGACAAACGGAGTCTGCATGA